A DNA window from Gemmobacter fulvus contains the following coding sequences:
- a CDS encoding dioxygenase family protein: protein MRNVTIDNVTDVVISSLGQTTPIPARQREIMEALLRHLHGFCKDVNLTHAEFLAACDYLGRAGAICSDKRQEFILLGDILGVEVLVDMLSNPITGGETISTVLGPFFRENAPVMPKGASTVQKAFDTQETVLVEGYIRDTEGNPIAGAIIDVWEDAPNGLYENHDPEQPDYNLRGRFESDADGHYAFRAIRPVPYPIPGDETAGELIRFMGHHCMRPGHIHVMVSHDGHRPLISQIYDAESAHLDNDSVFAVKADLIGEFKKAPAGADTDLTLRFDFALPRADAARMAAE, encoded by the coding sequence ATGCGGAATGTCACCATCGACAACGTCACCGACGTTGTGATTTCGTCACTTGGCCAGACGACGCCGATCCCGGCACGGCAGCGGGAAATCATGGAGGCCCTGCTGCGCCACCTGCACGGTTTCTGCAAGGACGTGAACCTGACCCATGCCGAGTTTCTGGCCGCCTGCGATTATCTGGGCCGCGCCGGGGCGATCTGTTCGGACAAGCGGCAGGAATTCATCCTGCTGGGCGACATTCTGGGCGTCGAGGTGCTGGTCGACATGCTGTCGAACCCGATCACCGGCGGCGAGACCATTTCGACCGTGCTGGGGCCGTTCTTCCGCGAAAATGCGCCGGTGATGCCCAAAGGGGCCTCGACCGTGCAAAAGGCGTTCGACACGCAGGAAACCGTGCTGGTCGAGGGCTATATCCGCGACACCGAGGGCAATCCGATTGCGGGCGCGATCATCGACGTGTGGGAAGATGCGCCGAACGGTCTGTATGAAAACCACGACCCCGAGCAGCCGGATTACAACCTGCGTGGCCGCTTTGAAAGCGATGCAGACGGCCACTATGCCTTCCGCGCCATCCGCCCGGTGCCCTATCCGATCCCCGGCGACGAGACGGCGGGCGAGCTGATCCGCTTCATGGGCCATCACTGCATGCGCCCGGGCCATATTCACGTGATGGTGTCGCATGACGGCCACCGCCCGCTGATCTCGCAGATCTACGATGCGGAGAGCGCGCATCTGGACAATGACTCGGTCTTTGCGGTGAAGGCGGATCTGATCGGCGAGTTCAAGAAGGCGCCGGCAGGGGCCGACACCGATCTGACGCTGCGCTTTGATTTCGCACTGCCCCGGGCGGATGCCGCGCGCATGGCAGCCGAGTAA
- a CDS encoding muconate/chloromuconate family cycloisomerase — MPGIAAPSHPIALGDLARGREIVAVETVIVDVPTARQHRLSNTEITVQSYVIVKVALADGTLGYGEAATLGGPRWAEESVEAIKANIDSYLAPAVLGRSALSFEANQLAMQMAASRNNAARGGVDAALFDAAGKSLGLPTHQLLGGALRDRIEVLWALASGDADQEIEEARAKLAAREHRRFKIKLGFHSPAEDMARLARIVAALPGCEIVCDVNQGWSEATAIRYVPQLAELGVVLIEQPLRPGLAAATARVAARSPIPIMTDEAAFTGPEIVAQAMAGAGSVYSLKLVKSGGLMELKRAAAIAQACGMELYGGCLLETGLGAAAHLAVFSTLPRLEWGCEHFGPRIVKTDLTNGEVVFRDFHIHCPPGPGLGVTINETALRALTRKG, encoded by the coding sequence ATGCCGGGCATTGCCGCGCCAAGCCATCCTATTGCCTTGGGCGATCTTGCCCGCGGGCGCGAGATTGTCGCCGTGGAAACCGTCATCGTCGACGTGCCCACCGCGCGGCAGCACCGGCTGTCAAACACCGAGATCACCGTGCAATCCTATGTCATCGTCAAGGTCGCGCTGGCCGATGGCACGCTGGGCTATGGCGAGGCCGCCACGCTGGGCGGGCCGCGTTGGGCCGAAGAAAGCGTCGAGGCGATCAAGGCCAATATCGACAGCTATCTGGCCCCCGCCGTGCTGGGCCGGTCGGCCCTCTCGTTCGAGGCGAACCAGTTGGCGATGCAGATGGCGGCCAGTCGCAACAATGCCGCCCGCGGCGGCGTGGATGCGGCGCTGTTCGATGCGGCGGGCAAATCGCTGGGCCTGCCCACGCATCAGTTGCTGGGTGGCGCGCTGCGCGACCGGATCGAGGTGCTCTGGGCGCTGGCCTCGGGCGATGCCGATCAGGAGATCGAAGAGGCGCGGGCGAAGCTGGCCGCGCGCGAACATCGCCGCTTCAAGATCAAGCTGGGCTTTCACAGCCCCGCCGAGGACATGGCGCGCCTGGCCCGGATCGTGGCGGCCCTGCCGGGCTGCGAGATTGTCTGTGACGTCAATCAGGGTTGGTCAGAGGCGACGGCCATCCGTTATGTGCCGCAGCTGGCCGAGCTGGGGGTGGTGCTGATCGAACAGCCGCTGCGCCCCGGTCTTGCCGCCGCAACCGCCCGGGTGGCCGCGCGCAGCCCCATTCCGATCATGACCGATGAGGCGGCCTTTACCGGCCCCGAAATCGTGGCGCAGGCCATGGCCGGGGCGGGATCGGTCTATTCGCTGAAACTGGTGAAAAGCGGCGGGTTGATGGAGCTGAAGCGCGCCGCCGCCATCGCGCAGGCCTGCGGGATGGAGTTGTATGGCGGCTGTCTTTTGGAAACCGGGCTGGGGGCCGCTGCGCATCTGGCAGTGTTTTCCACCCTGCCGCGTCTGGAATGGGGTTGTGAACATTTCGGGCCGCGCATCGTGAAAACCGATCTGACCAATGGCGAGGTGGTGTTCAGGGATTTCCACATCCATTGCCCGCCGGGCCCCGGCCTTGGCGTGACGATCAACGAGACCGCGCTGCGGGCGCTGACACGGAAGGGATGA
- a CDS encoding glutathione S-transferase N-terminal domain-containing protein, whose amino-acid sequence MPLLHWSPRSPYVRKVMVALHEKGLAGQVETVRTHADPLIPHPGLMALNPLSKIPTLELDDGRLLFDSHVICRWADRSGAVGPRLFPEDLLAERDEALGTGLLDVALPWLVEVRLRPAAQRSDDMIAVYRTKMNRVADWLEDHVPALEARAFDIGHLSIGVALCYLDFRFEAEAWRKGRPRLAAWHAAFAARPSVQATAFRDDPRPT is encoded by the coding sequence ATGCCGCTTTTGCATTGGTCGCCCCGCTCGCCCTATGTGCGCAAGGTGATGGTTGCCCTGCATGAAAAGGGGCTGGCCGGGCAGGTGGAAACCGTGCGCACCCATGCCGACCCGCTGATCCCGCATCCGGGGTTGATGGCGCTGAACCCCTTGTCCAAGATCCCGACGCTGGAGCTGGACGATGGCCGCCTGCTGTTCGACAGCCATGTGATCTGCCGCTGGGCCGACCGCAGCGGCGCTGTCGGGCCCCGCCTCTTCCCCGAGGATCTGCTGGCAGAGCGCGACGAGGCCCTGGGCACCGGCCTGCTGGATGTCGCGTTGCCCTGGCTGGTCGAGGTGCGGTTGCGCCCAGCCGCCCAGCGGTCTGACGACATGATCGCGGTCTATCGCACCAAGATGAACCGCGTGGCCGACTGGCTGGAGGATCATGTGCCCGCGCTGGAGGCCCGCGCCTTCGACATCGGGCATCTGAGCATCGGCGTCGCCCTCTGTTATCTGGATTTCCGCTTTGAGGCCGAGGCTTGGCGCAAGGGCCGCCCGCGTCTGGCGGCATGGCACGCGGCCTTTGCCGCGCGGCCTTCGGTGCAGGCCACGGCCTTCCGCGACGATCCGCGCCCGACCTGA
- a CDS encoding LysR family transcriptional regulator, producing MEFKRLKYFLAVAEELHFGRAATRLDMAQPPLSRQIAALETDLDVQLFDRSRSQIRLTQAGVVLQDHARQILSRLDAAYRDTRLVGSGSGGRLRIAFVGSASHGLLPTLIKSYRSFYPNVELALSAMNNAELSHGLIARDIDVAVARPALNDDEFRHELLCREKLILALPDNSRLASLPEIRFADLADQVFVLYPRRPRPGYADVVLNICAREGFTPAKLELTQDFQSAISLVSVGVGLSVVPESVSSTQRPGVVYRPYLGDNPGTALTVHARLDNRAPQVMNFLEITRKFARKTLG from the coding sequence ATGGAGTTCAAGCGCCTGAAATACTTTCTGGCCGTCGCCGAGGAATTGCACTTCGGGCGCGCCGCCACCCGGCTCGACATGGCGCAACCGCCGCTGTCCCGGCAGATTGCCGCGCTGGAAACCGATCTTGACGTGCAATTGTTCGACCGCAGCCGCAGCCAGATACGGCTGACGCAGGCCGGCGTGGTGTTGCAGGATCACGCGCGGCAGATCCTGTCGCGTCTGGATGCCGCCTACCGCGACACCCGGCTGGTGGGCAGCGGCAGCGGCGGGCGATTGCGGATCGCCTTTGTCGGCTCGGCCTCGCACGGGTTGCTGCCGACGCTGATCAAATCCTACCGCTCGTTCTATCCGAATGTGGAACTGGCACTGTCGGCGATGAACAATGCCGAACTGTCGCATGGGCTGATTGCCCGCGATATTGACGTGGCGGTGGCCCGACCGGCCCTGAATGACGACGAATTCCGCCACGAACTGCTGTGCCGCGAAAAGCTGATCCTCGCCCTGCCCGACAATTCGCGGCTGGCCAGCCTGCCCGAGATCCGCTTTGCCGATCTGGCAGATCAGGTGTTTGTGCTCTATCCGCGCAGGCCGCGGCCCGGTTATGCCGATGTGGTGCTGAACATCTGCGCGCGCGAAGGCTTTACCCCCGCCAAGCTGGAACTGACGCAGGATTTTCAAAGCGCGATTTCGCTGGTGTCGGTCGGGGTGGGCCTGTCGGTGGTGCCGGAATCGGTGTCGAGCACGCAGCGGCCGGGCGTGGTCTACCGGCCCTATCTGGGCGACAATCCCGGCACCGCGCTGACCGTCCATGCCCGGCTGGACAACCGCGCGCCGCAGGTGATGAACTTTCTGGAGATCACCCGCAAATTCGCCCGCAAGACGCTTGGTTAG
- the pcaD gene encoding 3-oxoadipate enol-lactonase yields MRMIRSNGIWLHCREDGPATAPPLLLINSLGTDLRMWDAVMPALSQDFRVIRFDKPGHGLSETAPRPYRIDGLAADALAVLDASDVAVADVLGLSIGGQIALSLALNHPERVGRLVLSNTAARIGSAAMWQDRIAALEQQGIAAMADAVLERWFSAAWRAGNPGALAGWRAMLSRTDLTGYLGCCEALSVADLTADCTALRLPVHLIAGAEDGATPPALVQATADLMPQAALTCLPGVGHLPCIEDPAGFLAVLRGALPTR; encoded by the coding sequence ATGCGCATGATCCGATCCAACGGCATCTGGCTTCATTGCCGCGAGGATGGCCCGGCCACGGCGCCGCCGCTGTTGCTGATCAATTCATTGGGCACCGATCTGCGCATGTGGGATGCGGTGATGCCTGCGCTGTCGCAGGATTTCCGGGTGATCCGCTTTGACAAGCCGGGGCATGGCCTGTCGGAAACCGCGCCGCGCCCCTATCGGATCGACGGCTTGGCCGCTGATGCGCTGGCGGTGCTGGATGCCAGTGACGTGGCGGTGGCCGATGTGCTGGGCCTGTCGATCGGCGGGCAGATTGCGCTGTCCCTGGCGCTGAACCATCCCGAACGGGTGGGGCGGCTGGTGTTGTCGAACACGGCGGCGCGGATCGGCTCGGCGGCGATGTGGCAAGACCGGATCGCGGCGCTGGAACAGCAGGGCATCGCCGCGATGGCGGATGCGGTGCTGGAGCGCTGGTTCTCTGCCGCGTGGCGGGCCGGGAACCCCGGCGCGCTGGCAGGCTGGCGGGCGATGCTGTCGCGCACCGATCTGACCGGCTATCTGGGCTGTTGCGAGGCGCTGTCGGTGGCCGATCTGACCGCAGACTGCACCGCGCTGCGCCTGCCGGTGCATCTGATTGCCGGGGCCGAAGACGGGGCGACGCCACCGGCGCTGGTGCAGGCCACGGCGGATCTGATGCCGCAGGCGGCGCTGACCTGCCTGCCCGGGGTCGGGCATCTGCCCTGCATCGAGGATCCGGCAGGCTTTCTGGCGGTCTTGCGTGGGGCGTTGCCCACCCGCTGA
- a CDS encoding ArsR/SmtB family transcription factor encodes MAKHDPDLSRLFQALADPTRRSILSRLAEGPAPVTELAHPTGLRLPTVMRHLGVLEEAGLIATAKDGRVRTCAIVPEALAPMRTWLDEQRAIWESRLDRLDDYVMTLMKEREA; translated from the coding sequence ATGGCTAAGCATGACCCAGATCTTTCGCGGCTCTTTCAGGCGCTGGCGGATCCGACCCGCCGGTCGATCCTGTCGCGTCTGGCCGAAGGCCCCGCCCCGGTGACAGAACTGGCCCATCCCACCGGGCTGCGCCTGCCGACGGTGATGCGCCATCTTGGCGTGCTGGAGGAGGCGGGGCTGATCGCCACGGCGAAAGACGGGCGGGTGCGCACCTGCGCCATCGTGCCCGAAGCCCTGGCACCGATGCGGACCTGGCTCGATGAGCAGCGGGCCATATGGGAATCCCGGCTCGACCGGCTGGACGACTATGTAATGACCCTGATGAAGGAGCGTGAGGCATGA
- a CDS encoding SRPBCC family protein produces MDLDPSTDLSFTRTLAVPRQLIWECWTEPKHIPHFFIPAPHKVTAVDIDLRVGGRFNTTFDVDGHVMDNHGVYLEVVPDEKLVFTDTYTEGWKPAPEPFMTAILLLSDAPGGGTTYTAIARHRNEGSRKSHEDMGFFDGWGTVVTQLEAYAKGLMP; encoded by the coding sequence CTGGACCTGGATCCAAGCACCGACCTGAGTTTCACCCGCACGCTGGCCGTGCCACGGCAGTTGATCTGGGAATGCTGGACCGAGCCGAAGCATATCCCGCATTTCTTCATCCCCGCGCCGCACAAGGTGACGGCGGTGGATATCGACCTGCGGGTCGGCGGGCGGTTCAACACCACCTTCGATGTGGACGGTCATGTGATGGACAATCACGGCGTCTATCTGGAGGTGGTGCCGGACGAAAAGCTGGTGTTCACCGATACCTATACCGAAGGCTGGAAACCCGCGCCCGAGCCGTTCATGACCGCGATCCTGCTGCTGTCGGATGCGCCGGGCGGCGGCACAACCTATACGGCCATCGCCCGCCACCGCAACGAGGGCAGCCGCAAGTCGCATGAGGACATGGGGTTCTTCGATGGCTGGGGCACGGTGGTCACACAGCTGGAAGCCTATGCCAAGGGCCTGATGCCATGA
- a CDS encoding SRPBCC domain-containing protein → MTDRFATLTFTRQVAAPLATLWQAWTAPAARAVWAAPAPTVTVVFLEADTRVGGREVSLCKLEGQPDIRCDCGWLDLVPPQRCVNYEVISCEGVTQSAALVTADFVPAGEGSQLVVTVQLSSLAADMQAGYRQGFGAGLDTLAQVADRTMVLQRRIMAPRQVVWGAWMNPETLPRWWGPDGFSCRTKRIDLRAGGEWVFDMIAPDGTVFPNHHRYGEVRAEDRISYALHWGENGPKHADAWALFEEADGATTVTLGMIFSSAAEFQEAKGFGAIELGMQTLGKLARFVGAA, encoded by the coding sequence ATGACCGACCGCTTTGCCACCCTGACGTTCACGCGGCAGGTGGCAGCGCCACTCGCCACCCTGTGGCAGGCCTGGACGGCCCCCGCCGCGCGGGCGGTCTGGGCCGCGCCTGCGCCCACGGTCACGGTGGTCTTTCTGGAGGCGGACACGCGGGTGGGCGGGCGCGAAGTCTCGCTCTGCAAGCTTGAGGGCCAGCCCGACATCCGCTGTGACTGTGGCTGGCTGGATCTGGTGCCGCCGCAGCGCTGCGTGAATTACGAGGTGATCTCCTGCGAAGGTGTCACGCAATCCGCCGCCCTTGTGACCGCCGATTTCGTCCCTGCGGGGGAGGGCAGCCAGCTGGTGGTGACGGTGCAGCTTTCGTCGCTGGCGGCGGATATGCAGGCGGGCTACCGGCAGGGTTTTGGCGCCGGGCTCGACACTCTGGCGCAGGTGGCCGACCGCACGATGGTGTTGCAGCGCAGGATCATGGCCCCCCGGCAGGTGGTCTGGGGCGCGTGGATGAACCCCGAAACCCTGCCGCGCTGGTGGGGGCCGGACGGGTTTTCGTGCCGCACAAAGCGCATCGACCTGCGGGCAGGCGGCGAATGGGTGTTTGACATGATCGCCCCCGATGGCACGGTGTTCCCCAACCACCACCGCTATGGCGAGGTGCGGGCCGAAGATCGGATCAGCTATGCGCTGCACTGGGGCGAGAACGGGCCGAAACACGCCGATGCCTGGGCGCTGTTCGAAGAGGCCGACGGGGCCACAACCGTCACGCTGGGCATGATCTTCAGCTCTGCCGCCGAGTTTCAGGAGGCCAAGGGTTTTGGCGCGATCGAGCTGGGGATGCAGACGCTGGGCAAACTCGCGCGCTTCGTTGGGGCCGCGTAG
- a CDS encoding sugar phosphate isomerase/epimerase family protein has translation MTPISLAHLTVLDLPPPRMIRLAAELGYDRVGLRLIRVTDTTPGYALHADPAALRDTRAALDATGITVNDIEFVRLTPEFRPEALLPFLDAGAALGARHVICAPYDPDLARLSDNLAALHRLAHPFGLTCALEFFPWTNVPGLSAARAVVERTGIADVGILIDTLHFDRSASALADLEGLPPARLPFLHLCDAAVHPPYSTEELLHTGRAERLPPGSGQIDLPAILSRLPPQVPVALEVPMSALQAEKGSRAVAARALDGARRLLRAAGRA, from the coding sequence ATGACCCCGATCTCGCTTGCCCACCTGACAGTGCTGGACCTGCCGCCACCCCGAATGATCCGGCTCGCGGCAGAGCTGGGCTATGACCGCGTCGGGCTGCGGCTGATCCGGGTGACAGACACCACCCCCGGCTATGCCTTGCACGCGGATCCGGCGGCGCTGCGCGACACCCGCGCGGCGCTGGACGCGACCGGCATCACCGTCAATGACATCGAGTTCGTGCGGTTGACGCCCGAGTTCCGCCCCGAAGCCCTGCTGCCCTTTCTGGACGCGGGCGCGGCCCTTGGCGCGCGCCATGTCATCTGCGCCCCGTATGACCCCGATCTTGCGCGGCTGTCCGACAATCTTGCCGCGCTGCACAGGCTGGCCCACCCGTTTGGCCTGACCTGCGCCTTGGAATTCTTTCCCTGGACCAATGTGCCCGGCCTCTCTGCCGCGCGGGCTGTGGTCGAACGCACGGGCATCGCCGATGTCGGTATCCTGATCGACACGCTGCATTTTGATCGCTCTGCCAGTGCGCTGGCCGATCTGGAGGGCCTGCCTCCCGCGCGGCTGCCGTTCCTGCATCTCTGCGATGCGGCGGTCCATCCGCCCTATTCGACCGAAGAGCTGCTGCACACGGGCCGCGCCGAACGGCTGCCACCCGGCTCTGGGCAGATCGACCTGCCGGCCATCCTGTCGCGCCTGCCGCCACAGGTGCCGGTGGCGTTGGAGGTGCCCATGTCGGCGCTTCAGGCCGAAAAAGGCAGCCGTGCCGTTGCGGCCCGCGCGCTGGATGGCGCGCGGCGGCTTTTGCGCGCGGCAGGCCGGGCGTAG
- a CDS encoding FAD-dependent oxidoreductase translates to MTESCDLLVIGSGAAGLSAAVTAAHHGLRVIVAEKDAVLGGTTAWSGGWIWAPGNPVCARSGIVESVAACETYLRAVLGPYFDPARVAGFLTHAPGMVAFLETHTALVFEPGSHIPDTYGHLPGAGMGGRSVIAAPYDGRALGPLLPLLRKPLRETSFWGLTIQAGADLRAFMSMTRQPRAFLHVARRMTRHLWDLARHGRAMQLRNGSALVARLIRSAADLGVELRTHSPAIRLTQQGALITGAVLRINGAEVTIQATRGVVLASGGFPHDSYRRAAQFPQNATHRSLAVPTATGDGLRMAEAVGARQGAVASPGAWCPVSVVRWPDGREAPFPHIIERGKPGLIAVLPSGQRFCNEGLGYHDFVTALLAATPPDQPPEAWLITTRAFQRRYGLGISRPFPVPLRPWLRRGYLTSARTPEALATACGIDPAGLRATLDQWNLHAARGDDPAFHRGTTAYMRLQGDAAHTPNPCVAPIDRAPYLAVRVIPGSFGTFAGLATDAAARVLCAGAPIPGLYAAGGDMASVMGGFYPAGGINLGPALTFGHIAALHAACKLDPAP, encoded by the coding sequence ATGACCGAAAGCTGCGATCTGCTGGTGATCGGCTCCGGCGCGGCGGGTCTGTCGGCTGCCGTCACCGCCGCGCATCACGGTCTGCGGGTGATCGTTGCCGAAAAGGACGCGGTGCTGGGTGGCACGACGGCCTGGTCCGGTGGCTGGATCTGGGCACCGGGCAATCCGGTCTGCGCCCGCAGCGGCATCGTCGAGAGCGTTGCAGCCTGCGAGACCTACCTGCGCGCCGTGCTCGGCCCCTACTTTGACCCCGCGCGCGTGGCGGGCTTCCTGACCCATGCCCCCGGAATGGTCGCCTTCCTTGAAACCCATACGGCGCTTGTCTTTGAACCCGGCAGCCATATTCCCGATACCTATGGCCATCTGCCCGGCGCGGGCATGGGGGGACGGTCGGTCATCGCAGCCCCCTATGACGGGCGCGCCCTTGGCCCATTGCTGCCGCTGCTGCGCAAACCGCTGCGCGAAACCAGCTTCTGGGGTCTGACCATTCAGGCCGGGGCGGATCTGCGCGCCTTCATGTCGATGACGCGCCAGCCCCGGGCCTTTCTGCATGTCGCCCGCCGGATGACACGTCACCTGTGGGATCTGGCCCGCCATGGAAGGGCGATGCAGCTGCGCAATGGCAGCGCGCTGGTGGCCCGGCTGATCCGCTCTGCCGCCGATCTGGGGGTGGAGCTGCGCACCCACAGCCCCGCCATCCGGCTGACGCAACAGGGCGCACTGATCACCGGCGCGGTGCTGCGCATCAACGGCGCCGAAGTCACCATCCAGGCCACGCGCGGCGTGGTGCTCGCCTCGGGCGGATTTCCGCATGACAGCTACCGGCGCGCCGCCCAATTCCCGCAGAACGCAACCCACCGCAGCCTTGCCGTGCCCACCGCCACCGGCGACGGGCTGCGCATGGCCGAGGCGGTGGGGGCGCGGCAAGGCGCGGTGGCCAGCCCCGGCGCATGGTGCCCGGTGTCGGTGGTGCGCTGGCCCGATGGCCGTGAAGCGCCCTTCCCCCATATCATCGAGCGCGGCAAACCCGGCCTGATCGCCGTGCTGCCAAGCGGCCAGCGGTTCTGCAATGAAGGGCTGGGCTACCATGATTTCGTCACGGCCTTGCTGGCCGCCACCCCGCCGGATCAGCCGCCCGAGGCCTGGCTGATCACCACCCGCGCCTTCCAGCGCCGCTATGGGCTGGGCATCTCGCGCCCCTTTCCGGTGCCGCTGCGGCCCTGGCTGCGGCGGGGGTATCTGACATCGGCCAGGACGCCCGAGGCGCTGGCCACCGCCTGCGGCATTGATCCGGCGGGGCTGCGCGCCACGCTGGATCAGTGGAACCTGCACGCCGCCCGCGGGGACGACCCGGCATTTCACCGGGGCACCACCGCCTATATGCGGCTGCAAGGCGATGCGGCGCACACGCCCAACCCCTGCGTTGCCCCGATCGACCGCGCGCCCTATCTGGCGGTCAGGGTCATTCCCGGCAGCTTCGGCACCTTCGCGGGCCTTGCCACCGACGCCGCCGCGCGGGTGCTGTGCGCGGGCGCGCCGATCCCCGGCCTCTATGCGGCGGGCGGCGACATGGCTTCGGTCATGGGCGGGTTTTACCCGGCAGGCGGCATCAATCTTGGCCCGGCCCTGACCTTTGGCCATATCGCGGCCCTGCATGCGGCCTGCAAACTGGATCCCGCCCCATGA
- a CDS encoding IclR family transcriptional regulator: protein MTAAIDRTLAVLDLLCRHPAGLSVQAVAAQMGIAPSAAHRLLNDLLRADYVRQDPQSSDYALTIRLAAMGLSWLGRTGVLDVTQPVLDRLATTSAELVRLSVVDGDQLVWVAFAQGATAGLRYDPAREQGASASLAYSASGRAWAATLPADTAQRLIAAQGLTLPDGAADGTRQDMAQVVATLAHSRTAGHAEAVDCFLAGMAAIAVAIPAEGPAPGCLSIAGPAVRLTPARRAALLPALKAAAAEIGAMLPASGLFRGRR, encoded by the coding sequence ATGACCGCCGCAATTGACCGCACCCTTGCCGTTCTGGACCTGCTGTGCCGGCACCCCGCCGGGCTGTCGGTGCAGGCCGTCGCGGCGCAGATGGGCATAGCGCCCTCGGCGGCGCATCGGTTGCTGAACGATCTTCTGCGCGCCGATTATGTCCGGCAGGATCCCCAAAGCAGCGATTACGCCCTGACCATCCGCCTTGCGGCGATGGGCCTCTCATGGCTGGGGCGCACCGGGGTTCTGGATGTGACGCAGCCGGTGCTGGACCGGCTGGCCACAACCTCGGCAGAACTGGTGCGCCTGTCGGTGGTCGATGGCGATCAGCTGGTCTGGGTGGCCTTTGCGCAAGGTGCTACCGCAGGGCTGCGCTATGATCCGGCGCGCGAACAGGGGGCCTCGGCCTCGCTTGCCTATAGCGCCAGCGGGCGGGCCTGGGCGGCGACCCTGCCCGCCGATACCGCGCAGCGCCTGATTGCGGCGCAGGGTCTGACCCTGCCGGACGGGGCTGCCGACGGCACGCGGCAGGACATGGCACAGGTGGTCGCAACACTGGCCCACAGCCGCACGGCGGGCCATGCCGAGGCGGTGGATTGTTTTCTGGCGGGAATGGCGGCGATTGCCGTGGCGATCCCCGCCGAAGGACCCGCGCCCGGCTGCCTGTCCATCGCAGGCCCCGCCGTTCGCTTGACCCCGGCCCGCCGCGCCGCCCTGCTGCCCGCCTTGAAGGCTGCCGCCGCCGAAATTGGCGCCATGCTTCCGGCATCGGGCCTGTTCCGGGGGAGGCGATGA
- a CDS encoding LysR family transcriptional regulator: MKELTLRQMEVVRAVMIAGSIQGAANLLHVSAPGISRLIKHTEDGLGFRLFERRAGVFVPAPEAHAIFAMLNQVYRQVENLNAAVSSVQKGQDFALSFASAPSIAQFIAARAIRTIRGRFPDLMIDLDILKIEETLDYLLLERGEIVFMSSSVENSAVESTPLVTGRIVAILPEGHELAAQETVSVHDLIRFPFVGVDPRDPYGEILARPFRDAGLEPRHTMRGRFAQTTVSLVRHGLGVALIDEFSVAEVYMPGLIRRPLREDATITAFVVQKRGRQLSSFAEFTVERFRLELTEATARKAWDPVRRD, from the coding sequence ATGAAGGAACTGACGCTCAGACAGATGGAAGTGGTGCGGGCGGTCATGATCGCGGGCAGCATTCAGGGTGCGGCAAATCTTCTGCATGTCTCGGCGCCCGGCATCAGCCGCCTGATCAAACATACCGAGGACGGTCTGGGCTTTCGCCTGTTCGAGCGTCGCGCCGGGGTCTTTGTGCCTGCGCCCGAGGCACATGCGATCTTTGCCATGCTCAACCAGGTTTACCGGCAGGTTGAAAACCTGAATGCGGCGGTCTCGTCGGTGCAAAAGGGGCAGGATTTCGCGCTGTCCTTTGCCTCGGCCCCGTCCATCGCGCAGTTCATTGCGGCGCGGGCGATCCGCACGATCCGGGGGCGGTTTCCCGATCTGATGATCGACCTCGACATTCTGAAGATCGAAGAGACGCTGGATTACCTGCTGCTGGAACGCGGGGAAATCGTGTTCATGTCCTCCTCGGTTGAAAACTCGGCGGTTGAATCGACGCCGCTTGTCACCGGGCGCATCGTTGCGATCCTGCCGGAAGGGCATGAACTGGCGGCGCAGGAGACGGTGTCCGTCCATGATCTGATCCGGTTTCCCTTCGTCGGCGTGGATCCGCGCGATCCCTATGGTGAAATCCTCGCCCGCCCGTTCCGCGATGCGGGGCTGGAGCCGCGCCACACCATGCGCGGGCGATTCGCACAAACGACGGTCAGCCTTGTGCGGCATGGTCTTGGCGTGGCGCTGATCGACGAATTCTCGGTGGCCGAGGTCTATATGCCGGGCCTGATCCGGCGGCCCCTGCGCGAGGATGCCACGATCACCGCCTTTGTCGTGCAGAAGCGCGGCCGCCAACTGTCCAGTTTTGCTGAATTTACCGTCGAACGGTTCCGGCTTGAGCTGACGGAAGCAACCGCGCGCAAGGCCTGGGATCCCGTGCGGCGGGATTAA